In a single window of the Elaeis guineensis isolate ETL-2024a chromosome 4, EG11, whole genome shotgun sequence genome:
- the LOC105043811 gene encoding E3 ubiquitin-protein ligase ATL4 produces MASLPPPPPLPPLRQLPLSSEDSGYSASPSPSSSSSLSFAYSPSLLIIAAILAFVFVASASIHLLLRFLSRPSSSSSSSSSSSSAPPLIHHGRSSSTSSASSALSDQEKAALIESLPLFSLASAVAVLPKSSPDCAVCLSPFHPHDELRLLPACRHAFHSPCIDTWLRSTPSCPLCRSSITLPAPPLPPPPPLSAAAEDPLRSSSFRIEIGSVSRRRTPSEEDAAGAATSLPTPPPPPPPPPLPQPHLRSYSLGSSFEYVVDEEVEAVVARIRRAKEYKADPAGPSPPGAEVAEAAGGGGRNWLKEYVDWLASSASSSFSSLRFSGRWSHRYDDGVGGGGRDSWDVEGNCQQREGEESYHAFYRWLVGA; encoded by the coding sequence AtggcctctcttcctcctcctccgccgctgCCGCCCCTCCGGCAGCTTCCCCTGTCGTCGGAGGATTCCGGGTACAgcgcctccccctccccctcctcctcatcatccttgtCGTTCGCGTACAGTCCCAGTCTCCTCATCATCGCCGCCATTCTCGCCTTCGTCTTCGTCGCCTCCGCCTCCATCCACCTCCTCCTCCGCTTCCTCTCCCGCccgtcctcctcttcctcctcctcctcctcctcctcctcggctCCGCCTCTCATCCACCACGGCCGgtcctcctccacctcctccgCCTCGTCGGCGCTGTCCGATCAGGAAAAAGCGGCCCTGATCGAGTCCCTCCCTCTCTTCTCACTGGCCTCCGCGGTCGCCGTGCTCCCCAAGTCGTCTCCTGACTGCGCCGTCTGCCTCTCCCCCTTCCACCCCCACGACGAGCTCCGCCTCCTCCCGGCCTGCCGCCACGCCTTCCACTCCCCCTGCATCGACACCTGGCTTAGATCCACCCCTTCTTGCCCTCTCTGCCGCTCCTCCATCACCCTCCCCGCTCCGCCCCTCCCGCCGCCGCCCCCATTGTCGGCAGCGGCGGAGGACCCTCTCAGATCCAGCAGCTTCCGCATCGAGATCGGAAGCGTCAGTCGCCGGAGGACGCCCTCGGAGGAGGACGCTGCCGGAGCGGCCACCTCCCTCCCCACTCCGCCTCCGCCTCCGCCTCCGCCTCCGCTGCCGCAGCCGCACCTGCGGTCCTACTCGCTGGGGTCGTCCTTCGAGTACGTGGTGGACGAGGAGGTAGAGGCGGTGGTGGCCCGGATCCGGAGGGCGAAGGAGTACAAGGCGGACCCGGCGGGACCTTCGCCACCCGGGGCGGAGGTGGCGGAGGCGGCAGGCGGAGGAGGAAGAAACTGGCTCAAGGAATACGTGGACTGGCTGGCCTCGTCGGCGTCCTCCTCCTTCTCATCGCTCCGGTTCTCAGGGCGGTGGAGCCACCGCTACGACGACGGCGTCGGCGGCGGAGGACGGGACTCGTGGGACGTGGAGGGAAACTGTCAACAACGGGAGGGAGAGGAGAGCTATCACGCCTTCTACCGATGGCTCGTAGGGGCATAG